A single Alteribacter lacisalsi DNA region contains:
- a CDS encoding polysaccharide biosynthesis protein, whose translation MSYKTRLGLLMTVDSIIVMFSIYVGYWMLSASSEMVPTVIVASSVALLISHHIFAYYFKLYQRVWQYASIQELSAIFKAITLSIVVVGIMLLIAYQGLFIRTLLVTWMLHILLIGASRFSWRLYRDSKVTMRTDKKRTLVIGAGNGGTMVARQLKQSEMSELEPVAFVDDDRSKHNLEIMGCPVVGETDLIPELVEDKNIEHIVIAIPSMSKKELNTVFEKCSETKVKTQIMPAIEDIMSGRVSVNQVRDVQVEDLLGREPVELDVDTISNKLTGKTIMVTGAGGSIGSEVCRQICRFSPGKIILLGHGENSIYGIDMELKVKFPDITVEPEIADVQDRERIFDVMEKYEPDVVYHAAAHKHVPLMERNPHEAVKNNVIGTKNVAEAADAYDVSSFVMVSTDKAVNPTSVMGSTKRIAEMVVQHMDTISDTKFVAVRFGNVLGSRGSVIPLFKKQIEAGGPVTVTHPEMTRYFMTIPEASRLVLQAGSLAEGGEVFVLDMGEPVRIVDLAKNLIRLSGFTEEDIKIKYSGMRPGEKLFEELLGKDEVHEEQIYPMIYRGKTPPVDMDVIYHFTEMFESYTVKNLRDRTLDLAHFNMEERHLSLVK comes from the coding sequence ATGAGTTACAAAACCAGGTTAGGGTTACTGATGACAGTGGATTCGATCATTGTCATGTTCTCGATCTATGTGGGGTACTGGATGCTGAGCGCGAGCTCGGAGATGGTGCCGACGGTCATAGTGGCCAGTTCTGTTGCATTATTAATCAGTCATCATATATTTGCCTATTACTTTAAACTCTATCAGCGCGTCTGGCAGTATGCGAGCATTCAGGAACTGAGCGCCATTTTCAAAGCGATCACGTTATCTATTGTGGTTGTCGGCATTATGCTTTTGATTGCCTATCAGGGGCTCTTCATTCGAACGCTTCTTGTTACGTGGATGCTTCATATTCTCTTAATCGGGGCTTCCCGCTTCTCCTGGAGACTTTACCGTGACTCGAAAGTGACGATGCGTACAGACAAAAAACGCACACTCGTGATCGGTGCCGGAAACGGGGGCACGATGGTGGCCAGGCAGCTGAAGCAGAGTGAAATGTCCGAGCTCGAACCGGTCGCCTTCGTGGATGACGACCGCTCCAAGCACAACCTGGAGATCATGGGCTGCCCAGTTGTCGGTGAGACAGACTTGATTCCGGAGTTGGTAGAGGATAAAAACATCGAGCACATTGTCATCGCCATACCATCCATGTCGAAAAAAGAACTGAACACTGTCTTTGAAAAGTGTTCCGAAACGAAAGTAAAAACCCAGATCATGCCCGCCATTGAAGATATTATGAGTGGCCGTGTATCTGTCAACCAGGTCCGTGACGTTCAGGTGGAAGATCTCCTCGGTCGCGAACCGGTGGAACTGGACGTGGATACGATCTCAAACAAGCTGACCGGAAAAACGATTATGGTGACAGGTGCCGGCGGGTCAATTGGCTCGGAAGTATGCCGCCAGATTTGTCGATTCTCTCCAGGAAAGATCATCCTGCTCGGCCACGGGGAGAACAGCATATATGGAATCGACATGGAATTGAAAGTGAAATTCCCGGATATTACTGTTGAACCAGAGATTGCCGACGTACAGGATCGGGAGAGGATTTTTGATGTGATGGAAAAGTACGAGCCTGACGTTGTCTACCACGCAGCAGCGCACAAGCACGTTCCGCTCATGGAGCGTAACCCGCACGAAGCGGTGAAAAACAACGTGATCGGAACAAAGAATGTAGCGGAAGCGGCGGATGCTTACGATGTTAGCTCCTTTGTAATGGTCTCCACTGATAAAGCGGTGAATCCAACGAGCGTAATGGGGTCAACGAAGCGGATTGCGGAAATGGTTGTGCAGCATATGGATACGATCAGCGATACAAAGTTCGTTGCCGTGCGTTTCGGTAACGTCCTCGGCAGCCGCGGAAGTGTGATTCCGCTGTTTAAAAAGCAGATCGAAGCCGGCGGACCTGTAACGGTTACACATCCTGAGATGACTCGTTACTTCATGACGATACCAGAAGCTTCAAGGCTAGTCCTTCAGGCCGGATCCCTTGCAGAAGGCGGAGAAGTATTCGTTCTCGATATGGGTGAACCGGTACGGATCGTGGACCTGGCTAAAAACCTGATCCGTCTGTCTGGGTTTACGGAGGAAGACATCAAGATCAAGTATTCCGGTATGAGACCAGGAGAAAAGTTGTTCGAAGAGCTTCTGGGGAAAGACGAAGTACACGAAGAACAAATCTATCCGATGATTTACAGAGGGAAAACACCGCCGGTTGATATGGACGTGATTTATCACTTCACTGAAATGTTTGAGTCCTATACAGTGAAAAACCTTCGGGATCGTACACTTGATCTGGCTCACTTTAATATGGAAGAAAGACATCTATCGTTAGTGAAATAA
- a CDS encoding tyrosine-protein phosphatase — protein sequence MFDIHCHILSNLDDGPSNEAEALTMAQAAVQEGIRTIVATPHHKHPSYSNAGDRVLESTARLNHLLQENGIDLTVLPGQEIRLNGDLIKDYENRNILTLNGSRYFFVEFPSNEIPRYAIRLLYSIQQEKGLVPVIVHPERNKAVMKDPDRLYELVRNGCLTQVTAASVTGRFGKKIKRLSEDLIDANLAHFIASDAHDTVNRPFCMREAYDAIEDEFGTSARYYFQENAELLVKNQQVMIEPPEKVKQKRFLGLF from the coding sequence ATGTTCGACATACACTGTCATATTTTGTCGAATCTGGATGATGGCCCCTCGAATGAGGCGGAAGCACTTACGATGGCACAGGCTGCCGTGCAGGAAGGGATTCGTACGATCGTAGCCACGCCCCATCATAAACACCCGAGCTATTCCAATGCCGGTGATCGTGTGCTTGAAAGCACAGCACGGTTAAACCACCTTCTTCAGGAGAACGGAATCGATCTGACGGTCCTTCCAGGGCAGGAAATCCGCCTGAACGGAGATCTAATCAAAGACTACGAAAACAGGAATATCCTCACACTTAACGGATCGAGGTATTTTTTTGTGGAGTTCCCCTCCAACGAAATACCTAGATACGCGATACGACTTTTGTACAGTATCCAACAGGAAAAAGGACTAGTTCCGGTCATCGTTCATCCTGAACGAAACAAAGCGGTCATGAAAGACCCGGACCGGCTTTATGAACTCGTCCGCAACGGCTGCCTGACGCAGGTAACCGCAGCTTCCGTAACCGGACGTTTCGGAAAAAAGATCAAACGGCTGTCCGAGGATCTGATCGATGCGAATCTGGCTCACTTTATCGCAAGTGACGCTCACGACACGGTCAACAGGCCTTTCTGTATGAGAGAAGCCTACGACGCGATCGAAGACGAGTTCGGGACGAGCGCCCGCTATTATTTTCAGGAAAACGCCGAACTGCTCGTCAAAAACCAGCAGGTAATGATCGAGCCGCCGGAAAAAGTGAAGCAGAAAAGATTTCTAGGTTTATTTTGA
- a CDS encoding CpsD/CapB family tyrosine-protein kinase, giving the protein METLARRRKQKDQLTDKQRSLIAYHSQKSPVTEQFRTLRTNIQFASVDKNIKKILIASSGPAEGKSTVIANLGVVLAQQGNRVLLVDSDMRKPTVHFTFQLNNTMGLTSVLTRSKRFLDVVQNSGIEDLDVLSSGPVPPNPSELLGSKAMARFLDEADQQYDYILFDAPPVNLVTDAQVLSSLTDGVIFVLRSGKTERETAVKAVNALKKANANVIGTVLNDRKMDDNSYYYYYGEN; this is encoded by the coding sequence GTGGAAACCTTGGCGCGTAGACGTAAACAAAAAGATCAGTTAACAGACAAGCAGCGTAGTCTGATTGCCTATCATTCACAGAAATCACCGGTAACAGAGCAGTTCCGAACACTGAGAACAAACATTCAGTTTGCTTCTGTGGATAAAAATATTAAGAAGATTCTAATTGCATCAAGCGGTCCGGCTGAAGGGAAGTCGACGGTGATCGCCAACCTAGGTGTAGTCCTTGCCCAGCAGGGAAACCGGGTGCTTCTCGTGGATTCGGACATGCGGAAGCCAACCGTGCATTTTACATTCCAGCTCAATAACACAATGGGTCTTACGAGTGTGCTGACCCGTTCGAAACGGTTTCTTGACGTGGTGCAGAATTCCGGAATTGAGGATCTCGATGTCCTGTCATCCGGACCTGTGCCGCCAAATCCGAGTGAACTGCTCGGATCAAAAGCGATGGCGCGATTCCTTGACGAAGCCGATCAGCAGTATGACTATATTCTGTTTGACGCTCCGCCGGTTAACTTGGTCACAGACGCCCAGGTGCTCAGCAGCCTCACAGACGGCGTGATCTTCGTGCTCCGTAGCGGAAAAACAGAAAGAGAAACGGCCGTGAAAGCCGTAAATGCATTGAAAAAAGCGAATGCCAACGTGATTGGTACCGTATTGAACGACCGTAAAATGGACGATAACAGCTACTACTATTATTATGGTGAAAACTAA
- a CDS encoding YveK family protein translates to MEETISLKDIFQTLKKRLVLIIGITAAAVAVSALVSYFLLTPMYQSSTQILVNKTYDETNTTTSADVRTNLELINTYNEIIISPRILDPVIEETGINASVSQIRNMVSVNSHNDSQVVSIRVESEDPAQAVELANTIALVFQRDIVELMNVDNVSILSSAELSENPSPISPNPTLNMAIAFVVGMMGAVGLAFLLEFLDNTLKDEEGVEEALGLPVLASIAPIDIKTVDVKELRDDDSRLSRTGRGNLGA, encoded by the coding sequence ATGGAAGAAACGATAAGTTTAAAGGATATTTTTCAGACTCTTAAAAAAAGACTCGTGCTGATCATAGGAATTACGGCAGCCGCAGTCGCCGTCAGCGCACTAGTCTCCTATTTTCTACTCACTCCGATGTACCAGTCTTCGACACAAATCCTTGTCAACAAGACTTACGATGAAACAAACACAACTACTTCAGCAGATGTCAGAACCAATCTGGAACTTATAAATACATATAATGAAATTATTATATCTCCTAGAATTCTCGATCCTGTTATTGAAGAGACGGGAATTAATGCTTCTGTCAGTCAAATTCGAAATATGGTTTCGGTAAACAGCCATAACGACTCCCAGGTGGTTAGCATTAGAGTGGAAAGTGAAGATCCGGCACAGGCTGTTGAACTGGCCAATACGATAGCCCTAGTATTTCAGAGAGATATTGTGGAGCTCATGAATGTGGACAACGTATCGATTCTCTCAAGTGCGGAACTGTCGGAAAATCCTTCACCGATCAGCCCGAATCCGACTTTGAACATGGCCATTGCCTTTGTGGTCGGCATGATGGGTGCTGTGGGACTGGCATTCCTGCTCGAGTTTTTGGATAATACGCTGAAAGACGAAGAAGGGGTGGAAGAGGCACTCGGCCTGCCGGTACTGGCAAGCATTGCCCCAATCGACATAAAAACCGTGGACGTAAAAGAGCTGCGGGATGACGATTCGAGACTCAGCAGAACGGGACGTGGAAACCTTGGCGCGTAG
- a CDS encoding LCP family glycopolymer transferase has translation MKKFFLITGLIMLLIIGSIAGYGFYMYQSVQGTVNNQMHVDVDREKSEKRELEVDIEEKEPLSFLLLGVDTDEVRGERGRTDTIMVVTVNPSDESMKMLSIPRDTRTEMVGRDFDDKINHAYAFGGPEMAMATVENFLDIPIDYFMTVNMDGFQEMVDALGGVTVNNSFAFRQNSYEFAEGEIQLDGSQALAYTRMRNSDPQGDLGRNARQREVLTAMIHEGAHFSSITRAGDILDALGNNIRTDLTFDKMVKIQSNYREARHNSETLEIAGSGSRIDNVWYYIVDEDERQRVSGELRTHLGLNDDQVVVNDAEEDEES, from the coding sequence ATGAAAAAGTTTTTTTTAATCACCGGTCTTATTATGCTGCTTATCATCGGATCGATTGCAGGATACGGCTTTTACATGTATCAGAGCGTCCAGGGCACCGTTAACAATCAGATGCATGTAGATGTCGATCGCGAAAAATCAGAAAAGCGCGAACTCGAAGTAGACATCGAAGAAAAGGAACCCCTCTCCTTCCTGCTCCTCGGAGTGGACACGGACGAAGTCCGGGGTGAACGCGGACGAACCGATACGATTATGGTCGTCACTGTTAACCCGTCAGATGAGAGTATGAAAATGCTAAGCATCCCACGGGATACACGTACCGAAATGGTCGGACGGGACTTTGACGACAAGATCAACCATGCCTACGCCTTCGGTGGACCTGAAATGGCCATGGCAACAGTCGAGAACTTTCTCGATATTCCGATCGACTACTTTATGACCGTCAACATGGACGGCTTTCAGGAAATGGTTGATGCTCTTGGCGGTGTTACTGTAAACAACAGCTTCGCCTTCCGCCAGAATTCCTATGAGTTCGCCGAAGGCGAAATCCAGCTGGACGGCTCACAGGCACTTGCCTACACCAGGATGAGAAACAGCGATCCGCAGGGTGACCTGGGCCGAAACGCCCGTCAGCGTGAAGTTCTGACAGCCATGATCCATGAAGGAGCACACTTTTCTTCTATTACAAGAGCTGGTGACATTTTAGACGCACTCGGCAACAACATTCGCACAGACCTGACGTTTGATAAGATGGTGAAAATCCAGTCGAACTACCGCGAAGCCCGCCACAACTCGGAAACACTCGAAATCGCCGGTTCCGGCTCCCGAATCGACAACGTCTGGTACTACATCGTAGATGAAGACGAACGCCAGCGCGTGTCCGGTGAACTGCGCACCCACCTCGGCCTGAATGACGACCAGGTTGTCGTAAACGATGCAGAGGAAGATGAAGAATCTTAA
- a CDS encoding cell wall-binding repeat-containing protein — protein sequence MRKGLISVMALVLVLTSLVQPSRTEASQVDDIIDISQNYIGTPYLWGGTDPNTGFDCSGYLWYIFQQIGITLPRSAQQQYDGGQPISNSELQAGDLVFFENTGSRPGVTHSGLYMGNGNMIHTSASQGVIITPMSNSYWAPRYVGAKRYIQQPTEPNVDVHMLSGADRFQTSVEVSKQMYPNGFPTNHSDKTVIIATGSEAADALSAGPLAAEYGDAPILLTRSDRLPSTLASEINRLGADRAVIIGGENAISPNVEANLMNTNISQVERISGSNRLETNQLINEQLTNVDGYFVASGMDFPDALAAAPIAAGENFGIILTNGSLRDGGAALLNGQDAFIVGGEAAVSSQIEAQVQAAAASTTRLAGANRYGTNAALLQYFYGSGLTTDAVVLTTGGDFPDALAAAPLAAAADLPLALAGSSLSNEVGSYFNGSGAGSLYVIGGQLSDNVINDMRYAVE from the coding sequence ATGAGAAAAGGGTTAATCAGCGTGATGGCACTCGTACTCGTACTCACGAGTCTGGTCCAGCCGTCACGAACAGAAGCAAGCCAGGTCGACGACATTATTGACATTTCACAGAACTACATCGGAACACCGTACCTGTGGGGAGGGACGGATCCGAACACAGGCTTTGACTGCTCAGGCTACCTCTGGTACATATTCCAGCAGATCGGCATCACACTGCCGAGAAGCGCCCAGCAGCAGTACGACGGAGGACAGCCGATCTCAAACAGTGAGCTCCAGGCAGGCGACCTCGTATTCTTTGAAAATACCGGAAGCCGCCCAGGGGTAACGCACTCAGGCCTTTATATGGGTAACGGCAATATGATTCACACATCCGCCTCCCAGGGCGTCATCATCACACCGATGAGCAATTCCTACTGGGCACCACGCTACGTAGGTGCGAAGCGCTACATCCAGCAGCCGACAGAACCGAACGTTGATGTTCATATGCTCTCCGGCGCTGACCGCTTCCAGACATCAGTGGAAGTATCCAAGCAGATGTATCCGAACGGATTCCCAACAAATCATTCTGACAAAACCGTCATTATCGCAACAGGTTCAGAAGCAGCTGACGCGCTCTCAGCCGGCCCGCTTGCCGCTGAATACGGCGACGCTCCGATCCTCCTTACTCGAAGCGACCGCCTTCCGAGCACACTCGCATCTGAAATCAACCGCCTCGGCGCTGACCGTGCTGTCATCATCGGCGGCGAAAACGCCATCAGCCCGAACGTGGAAGCGAACCTTATGAACACAAACATCAGCCAGGTGGAGCGCATCAGCGGGTCCAACCGCCTGGAAACGAACCAGCTTATTAATGAACAGCTTACGAACGTGGACGGCTACTTTGTGGCCTCCGGTATGGATTTCCCTGACGCTCTTGCTGCCGCACCAATCGCAGCAGGCGAAAACTTCGGGATCATCCTGACAAACGGCAGCCTCCGTGACGGCGGCGCTGCTCTTCTTAACGGCCAGGATGCCTTTATCGTAGGCGGTGAAGCAGCCGTGAGCAGCCAGATCGAAGCTCAGGTACAGGCAGCCGCAGCTAGCACGACACGTCTTGCCGGTGCGAACCGATACGGCACGAACGCGGCGCTGCTACAGTACTTCTATGGAAGCGGCCTGACTACCGACGCGGTCGTTCTTACGACCGGAGGCGACTTCCCAGATGCACTCGCAGCCGCACCGCTCGCAGCTGCAGCCGACCTGCCGCTCGCACTAGCCGGAAGCTCTCTTTCAAACGAAGTGGGCAGCTACTTCAACGGCTCAGGCGCAGGCAGCCTCTACGTCATCGGCGGCCAGCTGAGCGACAACGTCATCAACGACATGCGCTACGCAGTGGAATAA
- the pgsB gene encoding poly-gamma-glutamate synthase PgsB: protein MLYLGIFAVLVLVMGVVEHYRIKQRINKIPTRVLINGIRGKSTVTRLIAGILKEDGQKVVGKTTGTSARMFYWDQEEEEPIVRGLQGPNISEQKHMARKVVDRGAEAFVSECMAVNPEYQKVFQEHLVKANITVIANVIEDHLDVMGPTLDDIAEAFSSTIPHNGYLIIPETEYQRYFERIAQKRNTKVIVAEESVVDEEYLKQFPFMIFPQNAALALGVAEALGIDRETALRGMLTAPVDPGAMRVHRFGEPARPKYFFNGFAANDATSTLSIWDRVKELDYPMEHGTIIMNCREDRMDRTLQFVDDVLPHFDAKTLILIGSGVRPILNAHKEGKLPYEEVINLEKQPAETVLEKLQALPGDSVIYGIGNIKGSGEDLAEAIEEIRLLDDARLEDYKLENEDAPAKETVSGGLPPRSQRSRAANPNYIQTPLK from the coding sequence TTGCTCTATCTAGGAATCTTTGCTGTCCTGGTACTAGTCATGGGAGTTGTGGAGCACTACCGGATCAAGCAGCGAATCAACAAAATTCCGACGCGTGTCCTTATTAATGGAATACGGGGGAAATCGACCGTAACGCGCCTGATTGCCGGTATTCTTAAGGAAGACGGTCAGAAGGTTGTCGGAAAGACGACCGGGACGTCTGCCCGGATGTTTTACTGGGATCAGGAGGAAGAAGAGCCGATTGTCCGCGGACTGCAGGGGCCGAACATCAGCGAGCAGAAGCATATGGCGCGAAAAGTGGTTGACCGCGGCGCCGAAGCGTTTGTGAGTGAGTGTATGGCGGTTAATCCTGAGTACCAGAAGGTGTTTCAGGAGCATCTTGTAAAAGCGAATATCACGGTTATCGCGAACGTGATTGAGGACCACCTTGATGTGATGGGACCAACGCTTGATGATATTGCCGAGGCGTTCAGTTCGACGATTCCGCATAACGGCTACCTCATTATTCCGGAAACGGAGTATCAGCGTTATTTTGAACGCATCGCTCAAAAACGAAATACGAAAGTGATAGTGGCAGAAGAAAGTGTTGTGGACGAGGAATATCTGAAACAGTTCCCGTTCATGATTTTCCCTCAGAATGCCGCTCTTGCTCTTGGTGTAGCCGAGGCACTGGGCATTGACCGGGAGACTGCTCTTCGCGGGATGCTGACAGCGCCGGTGGATCCAGGTGCCATGCGTGTGCACCGGTTCGGGGAACCTGCCCGGCCGAAATACTTTTTTAACGGATTTGCGGCGAACGATGCTACTTCTACTTTGAGCATCTGGGACCGTGTGAAGGAGCTCGACTATCCGATGGAACACGGTACAATCATCATGAACTGCCGTGAAGACCGGATGGACCGGACGCTTCAGTTTGTGGATGATGTGCTGCCGCACTTTGATGCGAAGACGCTCATCCTGATCGGAAGCGGTGTTAGACCGATCCTGAATGCCCACAAAGAAGGCAAGCTTCCTTATGAGGAAGTGATTAATCTTGAGAAGCAGCCGGCTGAAACGGTGCTTGAGAAGCTTCAGGCGCTGCCGGGCGATTCGGTTATTTACGGTATTGGTAACATTAAAGGAAGCGGTGAAGATCTCGCTGAAGCGATTGAAGAGATCCGTCTGCTGGACGATGCGCGGCTTGAAGATTATAAACTCGAGAACGAGGATGCACCAGCGAAGGAAACAGTGTCTGGAGGATTACCTCCGCGGAGCCAGCGCTCCCGTGCAGCGAATCCGAATTATATTCAGACTCCGCTTAAGTAA
- the pgsC gene encoding poly-gamma-glutamate biosynthesis protein PgsC, which translates to MFGTDLYIAIVLGVLLSLVYVEKTGIMPAGLIVPGYMALIFDHLMAVVVVAIISLITFLLVTQVLGRLTVLYGRRKFAAMLVVGVLLKMSFDFFYPMTAFETFELRGIGVIVPGLIANTIQKQGVIPTFSSTLVISFLTFVLITAYHLF; encoded by the coding sequence GTGTTCGGTACAGACTTATATATTGCAATTGTATTGGGAGTTTTACTCAGTTTGGTGTACGTGGAAAAAACAGGTATCATGCCAGCCGGGCTAATCGTGCCCGGCTATATGGCGTTGATTTTTGATCACCTGATGGCCGTAGTGGTCGTTGCTATTATCAGTTTAATTACTTTCTTACTGGTTACTCAGGTGCTTGGGCGTCTGACCGTGTTATACGGACGCCGTAAGTTTGCTGCTATGCTTGTGGTCGGGGTGCTTCTGAAGATGAGCTTTGATTTCTTTTACCCCATGACCGCCTTTGAGACCTTCGAGCTTCGGGGGATCGGGGTTATTGTCCCCGGTCTGATAGCCAACACTATCCAGAAGCAGGGAGTTATACCGACGTTCAGTTCCACGCTTGTGATTTCGTTCTTAACTTTCGTACTAATCACAGCCTATCACTTGTTCTAG
- a CDS encoding CapA family protein: MEKEKKDFKERMRAWTMRERKKALPHSIIALAIVLLIMFTEPFWNSVDVPENTRPDNVEHRISMVGDMMTGRHVQDAAEQAGEPLSRVFRYTAPYFHESDYVTGNLEVPVMDDRMDDFDDLLDEYEFDKLIHLYGPLGTIEALQYAGFDSVNFANNHTLDYGTLSFDQTMEHMKGTGIEMVGIGHRLGDETGEIVVEGDEFGEDGFEEDGWGEEGFEDDEFAQDGESDDPAAGGEEDNGGMEDGDAGNEEPARDERTQDEIIEDENMDAARISYHELENGPTIAVLGITDVFYPNFSAGQSYGVFTTSFVGEGTSSSGLELMQQRIREADQNADIVMVHVHWGEEYQVGYNDEQAAMARIMSRSGADVIIGHHSHVLEEVEILSMEAPDGTTNSTLVMYGLGNFVFDQGWTRTKESTLAQLDILDDGSSQVSFIPMNVIDSTPRATQGIMKPYRDWRMFRTLRKNLDRDLWHTEDGRLVVDLDAAGVLDWERNE, encoded by the coding sequence ATGGAAAAGGAGAAAAAAGACTTTAAAGAACGTATGCGGGCCTGGACGATGCGCGAGCGGAAGAAAGCCCTGCCCCATTCGATTATTGCATTAGCTATTGTATTGCTTATTATGTTTACAGAACCGTTCTGGAACTCAGTAGATGTTCCTGAAAATACGCGCCCGGACAATGTGGAGCACAGAATTTCCATGGTCGGGGATATGATGACAGGCCGTCACGTGCAGGATGCAGCTGAGCAGGCCGGTGAGCCGCTGTCGCGGGTCTTCCGCTACACAGCGCCTTATTTTCATGAGTCGGACTACGTAACGGGGAACCTTGAGGTTCCGGTTATGGACGACAGGATGGATGATTTTGATGATCTATTGGATGAATATGAGTTTGATAAACTGATTCACCTGTATGGCCCGCTCGGTACGATTGAAGCTCTGCAGTATGCAGGGTTTGACTCGGTTAACTTTGCGAATAACCATACGCTCGACTACGGTACTCTTTCGTTTGACCAGACGATGGAACATATGAAAGGAACCGGCATTGAGATGGTCGGAATCGGCCACCGCCTCGGTGATGAAACCGGTGAGATCGTCGTAGAAGGCGACGAGTTCGGCGAAGATGGTTTCGAAGAGGACGGCTGGGGTGAAGAAGGTTTTGAAGATGATGAGTTCGCCCAGGACGGCGAGTCAGATGATCCTGCTGCCGGCGGTGAGGAAGACAACGGCGGTATGGAAGACGGTGACGCCGGTAATGAAGAGCCTGCCCGTGATGAGCGGACCCAGGATGAGATCATTGAAGATGAAAACATGGATGCAGCACGCATCTCTTATCATGAGCTTGAAAACGGCCCGACCATTGCGGTGCTCGGGATTACCGATGTGTTTTATCCGAACTTTAGTGCCGGACAGAGCTACGGGGTATTTACCACGTCCTTTGTAGGTGAAGGAACGAGCAGCTCCGGTCTTGAGCTTATGCAGCAGCGGATCCGCGAGGCCGATCAGAATGCGGATATCGTGATGGTTCACGTCCACTGGGGCGAGGAGTATCAGGTCGGGTATAACGACGAACAAGCGGCTATGGCACGAATTATGTCCCGATCCGGCGCCGATGTGATTATCGGTCACCACTCCCACGTACTTGAGGAAGTGGAGATCCTTTCCATGGAAGCCCCTGACGGCACGACAAACAGTACACTTGTGATGTACGGCCTGGGCAACTTTGTGTTTGACCAGGGCTGGACACGGACGAAGGAATCGACCCTCGCCCAGCTTGATATTTTAGATGACGGAAGCTCCCAGGTGAGCTTTATTCCGATGAACGTAATTGACTCGACGCCGCGGGCGACGCAGGGAATTATGAAGCCTTACCGTGACTGGCGGATGTTCCGTACGCTGCGCAAAAATCTTGACCGCGATCTGTGGCATACCGAAGACGGGCGCCTCGTTGTGGATCTTGACGCTGCCGGCGTGCTCGACTGGGAAAGGAATGAGTAA